The following proteins come from a genomic window of Rutidosis leptorrhynchoides isolate AG116_Rl617_1_P2 chromosome 10, CSIRO_AGI_Rlap_v1, whole genome shotgun sequence:
- the LOC139873234 gene encoding probable protein phosphatase 2C 79, which produces MISGFMNFLRSCFRPRSDRHVHNSSDLGGRKDGLLWYKDTGQHLNGDFSMAVVQANNLLEDQSQLESGCLSLQESGPYGTFVGVYDGHGGPETSRFISNNLFQHLKWFTSENQSMSVEVIKKAFQATEDGFLALVTEQWLTKPQLASVGSCCLVGIVCNGTLYIANLGDSRAVLGRLVKATGEVVAIQLSAEHNACIESVRQELHSIHRDDSQIVVLKNNVWRVKGLIQISRSIGDVYLKKAEFNKAPLYAKFRLREPFERPILSSDPSVSAHHLQPHDQFVIFASDGLWEHLTNQAAVDIVQNHPRTGIAKRLVKLAMQEAAKKREMRYSDLKKIDRGVRRHFHDDITVIVLFLDSNLMSRASSFRTTPNISVKGAGVSLPSSKLATGPT; this is translated from the exons ATGATATCTGGGTTCATGAACTTTTTGCGGAGTTGTTTCCGGCCACGGTCAGACCGACATGTACACAATAGTTCTGATTTGGGTGGTCGTAAAGATGGGCTTTTGTGGTATAAGGATACAGGGCAACATTTGAATGGCGATTTCTCTATGGCTGTAGTTCAAGCCAATAATTTATTGGAGGATCAGAGTCAACTTGAATCGGGGTGTTTAAGTTTGCAAGAATCGGGACCGTATGGTACGTTTGTTGGAGTGTATGATGGGCATGGAGGTCCTGAGACATCACGGTTTATTAGCAATAACCTCTTTCAACATCTCAAGT GGTTTACTTCCGAAAATCAGTCAATGTCGGTAGAGGTAATTAAGAAGGCTTTTCAAGCAACAGAAGATGGTTTCCTTGCTCTTGTAACTGAACAATGGCTAACGAAACCACAACTAGCATCTGTCGGATCGTGTTGTCTCGTTGGAATTGTATGCAATGGAACCTTATACATTGCTAATCTTGGAGATTCACGGGCCGTTTTGGGAAGACTTGTAAAGGCAACTGGGGAAGTTGTAGCGATTCAGCTCTCGGCTGAACACAATGCGTGTATAGAGTCCGTCAGGCAGGAGTTGCATTCAATCCATCGAGATGACTCACAAATTGTAGTTTTGAAGAATAACGTGTGGCGAGTAAAAGGCTTGATACAG ATCTCGAGATCCATTGGTGACGTATACTTAAAAAAGGCAGAATTCAATAAGGCACCTTTATATGCCAAGTTCCGCCTTCGTGAACCTTTTGAAAGACCAATATTGAGCTCAGATCCATCCGTATCGGCCCACCATTTGCAGCCACATGATCAGTTTGTCATATTTGCTTCGGATGGTCTTTGGGAGCACCTTACTAATCAAGCAGCTGTTGATATTGTGCAAAATCACCCACGCACT GGAATAGCCAAGAGATTAGTAAAACTTGCAATGCAGGAAGCTGCAAAGAAGAGAGAAATGAGATACTCCGACTTAAAAAAGATTGATCGTGGGGTCCGCCGTCACTTCCACGATGACATCACGGTGATTGTGCTTTTTCTCGACTCGAACCTCATGAGCAGGGCTAGCTCGTTTAGAACCACACCTAACATATCCGTAAAAGGAGCAGGAGTAAGTCTGCCTTCAAGCAAACTTGCTACTGGCCCCACTTGA